A single genomic interval of Nocardioides nitrophenolicus harbors:
- a CDS encoding LLM class flavin-dependent oxidoreductase encodes MTQQLKFHWFLPTNGGDGRQVVGGGHGVNPFTGERPNSVGYLGQIARSAEQLGFEAALTPTGAWCQDAWVSTAMLSSVSERLKFLVAFRPGLTSPFLAAQMAGTFQNLSGGRLLLNVVTGGESHEQRMYGDHLDKEERYERCDEFLHLVRALWSGETLTHEGAHYRLDDAVLAQIPDPLPEIYFGGSSSAAGRVAAKHVDVYLTWGEPPAAVREKIEWVSKLAADEGRELRFGIRLHTIARDTSEAAWAEADRLLAGISDEQIAQVQAGLRRSESVGQARMLELNGGSRDDLVIHPNLWAGVGLVRGGAGTAMVGSFTEIADLVEQYAEVGISEFVLSGYPHLEEAYWFGEGVLPELARRGRWSHPAPAGPSVSAVPFGARQVVS; translated from the coding sequence ATGACACAGCAGCTCAAGTTCCACTGGTTCCTGCCCACCAACGGCGGCGACGGACGACAGGTGGTGGGCGGGGGCCACGGCGTCAACCCCTTCACCGGCGAGCGGCCGAACTCGGTCGGCTACCTCGGCCAGATCGCGCGCAGCGCCGAGCAGCTCGGCTTCGAGGCCGCGCTGACCCCGACCGGCGCCTGGTGTCAGGACGCCTGGGTCTCCACCGCGATGCTCAGCTCGGTGTCGGAGCGGCTGAAGTTCCTCGTCGCCTTCCGCCCCGGCCTCACCTCGCCCTTCCTCGCCGCGCAGATGGCCGGCACCTTCCAGAACCTGTCTGGTGGCCGGCTGCTGCTCAACGTCGTCACCGGCGGCGAGTCCCACGAGCAGCGGATGTACGGCGACCACCTCGACAAGGAGGAGCGCTACGAGCGTTGCGACGAGTTCCTGCACCTGGTCCGGGCGCTGTGGTCCGGCGAGACGTTGACCCACGAGGGCGCCCACTACCGGCTCGACGACGCGGTGCTGGCCCAGATCCCCGACCCGCTGCCGGAGATCTACTTCGGCGGGTCGTCGTCCGCGGCGGGCCGGGTCGCCGCCAAGCACGTCGACGTCTACCTGACCTGGGGCGAGCCGCCGGCCGCCGTACGGGAGAAGATCGAGTGGGTCTCCAAGCTGGCGGCCGACGAGGGGCGTGAGCTGCGCTTCGGCATCCGGCTGCACACCATCGCCCGCGACACCTCCGAGGCGGCCTGGGCCGAGGCGGACCGGCTTCTCGCCGGCATCAGCGACGAGCAGATCGCCCAGGTCCAGGCCGGGCTGCGCCGCAGCGAGTCGGTCGGCCAGGCGCGGATGCTGGAGCTCAACGGCGGCAGCAGGGACGACCTGGTGATCCACCCGAACCTGTGGGCCGGGGTCGGCCTGGTGCGCGGTGGCGCCGGGACCGCGATGGTCGGCAGCTTCACCGAGATCGCCGACCTCGTCGAGCAGTACGCCGAGGTGGGCATCTCCGAGTTCGTGCTGTCGGGATATCCCCACCTCGAGGAGGCGTACTGGTTCGGCGAGGGCGTGCTGCCCGAGCTGGCCCGGCGCGGCCGGTGGTCGCACCCGGCGCCCGCGGGGCCGTCGGTCTCGGCGGTGCCCTTCGGCGCCCGGCAGGTGGTCTCGTGA
- a CDS encoding NAD(P)H-dependent oxidoreductase gives MSTAVVVGNPKPASRTLAAANLVATELTGAPPDLVVDLATVGAGLLAWDDPEARDLVQRVGEADLVVFACPTYKATYTGLLKLFLDRFEARPRAAVAVPLMLGAGPGHALAPELSLRPVLAELGFTTVRGLYVLDSQHDDPAAVAAWLDQVRPVVAALAGESA, from the coding sequence GTGAGCACCGCCGTCGTGGTCGGCAACCCCAAGCCGGCGTCGCGCACCCTCGCCGCCGCAAACCTGGTCGCCACCGAGCTGACCGGCGCCCCGCCGGACCTGGTCGTCGACCTGGCCACCGTCGGGGCCGGGTTGCTGGCCTGGGACGACCCCGAGGCCCGGGACCTGGTCCAGCGGGTGGGGGAGGCCGACCTGGTCGTCTTCGCCTGCCCGACCTACAAGGCGACCTACACCGGCCTGCTCAAGCTCTTCCTCGACCGGTTCGAGGCGCGCCCCCGGGCCGCGGTCGCCGTACCGCTGATGCTGGGGGCGGGGCCCGGCCACGCCCTCGCACCCGAGCTGAGCCTGCGCCCGGTGCTCGCCGAGCTCGGCTTCACCACCGTGCGCGGCCTCTACGTCCTCGACAGCCAGCACGACGACCCGGCCGCGGTCGCCGCCTGGCTGGACCAGGTCCGGCCCGTCGTCGCCGCCCTCGCGGGGGAGTCGGCATGA
- a CDS encoding flavin reductase family protein, whose amino-acid sequence MSVTALTTNQDLDPVRLREAFGVFPSGVVAVAAEVDGALVGLAASSFTSVSLDPPLVSFSVANTSKTWPDLRRADHLGLTILAEHHGEVCRRLAGPVAHRFDDVEVTVSPAGAVLLSDGLARFDCTIHAEVEAGDHTLVLLELHAVDHADTAQPLVFHRSGFGRLTASA is encoded by the coding sequence ATGAGCGTCACCGCGCTGACCACCAACCAGGACCTCGACCCGGTGCGGCTGCGGGAGGCGTTCGGCGTCTTCCCGAGCGGCGTGGTCGCGGTCGCCGCGGAGGTCGACGGCGCCCTGGTCGGGCTCGCCGCGAGCTCGTTCACCTCGGTCAGCCTGGACCCGCCGCTGGTGTCGTTCTCGGTCGCGAACACCTCGAAGACCTGGCCCGACCTGCGCCGTGCCGACCACCTCGGGCTCACCATCCTGGCCGAGCACCACGGTGAGGTGTGCCGCCGGCTCGCCGGCCCGGTGGCGCACCGGTTCGACGACGTCGAGGTCACGGTGAGCCCGGCCGGCGCGGTGCTGCTGTCCGACGGCCTGGCGCGCTTCGACTGCACCATCCACGCCGAGGTCGAGGCCGGCGACCACACCCTGGTCCTGCTCGAGCTGCACGCCGTCGACCACGCCGACACCGCCCAGCCGCTGGTCTTCCACCGCAGTGGCTTCGGGAGGCTGACCGCGTCGGCCTGA
- a CDS encoding beta-class carbonic anhydrase, whose amino-acid sequence MGDFDDLLKANRDYAETFDQGGFDGKAHAGVAIVTCMDSRIDPLRMLGLDYGDAKIFRNPGGRVTEAALEALVLGAHLLNVDRILVIPHTRCAMASSTEAQIHEKIGAAVGHDVTWHAFHVIADQKATLAEDVRKVTSHPLIPDTVKVGGFIYDVDTGLLSQQV is encoded by the coding sequence ATGGGTGACTTCGACGATCTGCTGAAGGCGAACCGCGACTACGCCGAGACCTTCGACCAGGGCGGGTTCGACGGCAAGGCCCATGCCGGTGTCGCGATCGTGACCTGCATGGACTCCCGCATCGACCCGCTGCGCATGCTCGGCCTCGACTACGGCGACGCCAAGATCTTCCGCAACCCGGGAGGCCGGGTCACCGAGGCCGCCCTCGAGGCGCTCGTGCTCGGCGCCCACCTGCTCAACGTGGACCGGATCCTGGTGATCCCCCACACCCGCTGCGCGATGGCGTCGAGCACCGAGGCCCAGATCCACGAGAAGATCGGCGCCGCCGTCGGCCACGACGTGACCTGGCACGCCTTCCACGTGATCGCCGACCAGAAGGCGACCCTGGCCGAGGACGTCCGGAAGGTGACCTCGCACCCGCTCATCCCCGACACCGTCAAGGTCGGCGGGTTCATCTACGACGTCGACACGGGCCTGCTCAGCCAGCAGGTCTGA
- a CDS encoding MFS transporter: MSAANRLLLAFCTLAVAFAAVDTYVVVLALPDMMAGAGIPVEELQRAAPIVSGFLLGYVAILPLIGRIADLRGQVPVLAMSLVVFAAGSLVTAISYDLPSMVAGRFLQGVGGGGLVPATMSLVAALYPVERRGLPLGIVSAVQEFGSVLGPLFGALVLSFTSWRGIFAVNLAVGALLAVAVGVVARRTDAADRPRPRRLPDLVGILLLAVTLVAGFLTFVEPGGLQRDLSWGRLFIPYVDGGSRWVTPVGVATIAAFVLLVAWCWLRPRALVDLRGWLRHLLAADLLGAGLLAVVLGGIVLAFATADPEVAVFSPQGPWFLTGSAVALVLLVLHLRRADAPIVPRGALRPVPAWGALAVSFLVGWALIAALVDIPLFARTTTEKDSQLGAALVLLRFLAALPVGAVVGGWLLRRVNAGVLTAAGMLAASGSFLLMGQWDAHSLEQLSATLPLVVGGFGFGLALAPVNAAILATTSDDAHGVASALVVVARMVGMLVGISALTTIGLRRLYAARAADPSLGLSELGIVQEQAVFRGAAVAALAAAVLAVALLSRAPTRDVDTAEVLRAGR, encoded by the coding sequence ATGAGCGCCGCCAACCGGCTGCTGCTGGCCTTCTGCACGCTCGCCGTCGCCTTCGCGGCGGTCGACACCTATGTCGTCGTGCTGGCGCTGCCCGACATGATGGCCGGCGCGGGGATCCCGGTCGAGGAGCTGCAGCGGGCCGCGCCGATCGTGTCCGGCTTCCTGCTGGGCTACGTCGCCATCCTGCCGCTGATCGGCCGGATCGCGGACCTGCGCGGCCAGGTCCCGGTGCTGGCGATGTCCCTCGTCGTGTTCGCCGCGGGCTCGCTCGTGACGGCGATCTCCTACGACCTGCCGTCGATGGTGGCCGGCCGGTTCCTGCAGGGCGTGGGCGGCGGCGGGCTGGTCCCGGCGACCATGTCCCTGGTCGCCGCGCTCTACCCCGTCGAGCGGCGCGGGCTCCCCCTCGGCATCGTCTCCGCGGTCCAGGAGTTCGGCAGCGTCCTCGGCCCGCTGTTCGGCGCCTTGGTGCTGTCCTTCACCTCGTGGCGCGGGATCTTCGCGGTCAACCTGGCCGTCGGCGCGCTGCTGGCCGTCGCCGTCGGCGTGGTCGCCCGGCGTACCGACGCGGCGGACCGGCCCCGGCCCCGGCGCCTCCCCGACCTGGTCGGCATCCTGCTGCTCGCCGTCACCCTGGTCGCCGGCTTCCTCACCTTCGTCGAGCCGGGCGGACTCCAGCGCGACCTCAGCTGGGGCCGGCTGTTCATCCCGTACGTCGACGGCGGCAGCCGGTGGGTCACCCCGGTCGGGGTCGCCACCATCGCCGCCTTCGTGCTGCTCGTCGCCTGGTGCTGGCTCCGGCCGCGGGCGCTGGTCGACCTGCGCGGCTGGCTGCGCCACCTGCTCGCGGCCGACCTGCTCGGCGCCGGCCTGCTCGCGGTGGTCCTCGGCGGCATCGTGCTGGCCTTCGCGACGGCCGACCCCGAGGTGGCGGTCTTCTCCCCGCAGGGTCCGTGGTTCCTCACCGGCTCCGCGGTGGCGCTGGTCCTGCTCGTGCTCCACCTGCGCCGCGCCGACGCGCCGATCGTGCCCCGCGGCGCGCTGCGCCCGGTCCCGGCCTGGGGCGCCCTCGCGGTCAGCTTCCTGGTCGGCTGGGCGCTGATCGCCGCGCTCGTCGACATCCCGCTCTTCGCCCGCACCACCACCGAGAAGGACTCCCAGCTCGGCGCGGCGCTGGTGCTGCTGCGCTTCCTGGCCGCGCTGCCCGTCGGCGCCGTCGTGGGCGGCTGGCTGCTGCGCCGCGTCAACGCCGGTGTCCTGACCGCCGCCGGCATGCTCGCCGCCAGCGGCTCCTTCCTGTTGATGGGCCAGTGGGACGCCCACAGCCTGGAGCAGCTCAGCGCCACCTTGCCCCTGGTCGTGGGCGGCTTCGGCTTCGGCCTGGCCCTGGCCCCGGTCAATGCCGCGATCCTGGCGACCACCTCCGACGACGCCCACGGCGTGGCCAGCGCGCTCGTCGTCGTCGCCCGGATGGTCGGCATGCTGGTCGGCATCTCCGCGCTGACCACGATCGGCCTGCGCCGCCTGTACGCCGCCCGGGCCGCCGATCCGAGCCTGGGCCTCAGCGAGCTCGGCATCGTCCAGGAGCAGGCGGTGTTCCGGGGCGCGGCGGTCGCCGCCCTCGCCGCCGCCGTCCTCGCCGTGGCGCTGCTCTCCCGCGCCCCCACTCGCGACGTGGACACGGCCGAGGTGCTGCGCGCGGGCCGCTAA
- a CDS encoding LppX_LprAFG lipoprotein has translation MTTPTRVAAGLLTSVLAVAGLSACSGDDGGGGSTKADSWSDAGAKAKQLLDDTSGIEVSLSTGDDPGTDYLSSASGTIVADPPAFEGTVAGRVSGFEASSIDVISVDGTLWINAPILGWTDQYQPADLCAPDPAKLLDPATGVATVLTSSTGVKAGKSERGGTDNKEIFHTYAGTATGDSIRAILPCAEGDEFEATYRLDDDGYLRTARLTGVFFKDSEPLTYTIDVTKYDVTKDISAPK, from the coding sequence ATGACGACCCCGACCCGCGTGGCCGCCGGCCTGCTCACCTCCGTGCTCGCCGTCGCCGGCCTGTCCGCGTGCTCCGGTGACGACGGCGGCGGTGGCTCGACCAAGGCCGACTCCTGGTCCGACGCGGGCGCCAAGGCCAAGCAGCTGCTCGACGACACCAGCGGCATCGAGGTCTCGCTCTCGACCGGCGACGACCCCGGCACCGACTACCTCTCGTCCGCGAGCGGCACCATCGTCGCCGACCCGCCGGCCTTCGAGGGCACCGTCGCGGGCCGGGTCAGCGGCTTCGAGGCCAGCTCGATCGACGTGATCTCCGTCGACGGCACGCTGTGGATCAACGCCCCCATCCTGGGCTGGACCGACCAGTACCAGCCGGCCGACCTGTGCGCGCCCGACCCGGCCAAGCTGCTCGACCCGGCGACCGGGGTCGCGACCGTGCTCACCAGCAGCACCGGCGTGAAGGCCGGGAAGTCCGAGCGCGGCGGCACGGACAACAAGGAGATCTTCCACACCTACGCCGGCACCGCCACGGGCGACTCGATCCGCGCGATCCTGCCGTGCGCCGAGGGCGACGAGTTCGAGGCGACCTACCGTCTCGACGACGACGGCTACCTGCGCACCGCCCGGCTCACCGGCGTCTTCTTCAAGGACTCCGAGCCGCTGACCTACACCATCGACGTCACGAAGTACGACGTCACGAAGGACATCTCGGCTCCGAAGTGA